In Erigeron canadensis isolate Cc75 chromosome 7, C_canadensis_v1, whole genome shotgun sequence, one DNA window encodes the following:
- the LOC122607875 gene encoding uncharacterized protein LOC122607875: MGMLSESLCFCNGICKSEKTKSSIFSGKAPSMVRISSGTGVGTGSLIHKNLLLTTHTVLPSLSAAEAADIHLQNGAVASLSPHRFFITSSVLDLTIVGVDVMDGDSNVSGQQSSYLKTCTKPNLELGSMVYLLGYTDKNELTVGEGKVVIATDNLIKVSPDGQSWSPGSAGFDVQGNLSFMICDPMKLATSPTVKSTSTSTSSTTSSWKKNPPMQFGIPIYIIYDWLNQHWEGSLDDLVNKPKLPIIRLMSSGQKSEHSCSSFTKRRIFKTIEDEDENQPGPSSSLIVDSCHDETPAINQHHTNTTHVQGIPAPEIYESRKLTSGPFRKTENTQVQLLDINFPLRIRKKEVPSTNIEKVESNLIAEAEIDSTSSVNGAQSEVQSCASPVELPQVQNGYISEGETTMYSAETAESRNIPSPKEGRYYQQQVGRSQSCVSYSRWGSGSGLVQRTPIARRGTYGYSQGTTSQRSNDYYSPTVSSIMKKQNNSERQPNRPRPNATRSSPKWTF, translated from the exons ATGGGAATGTTAAGTGAGTCGTTGTGTTTTTGTAATGGAATTTGTAAATCAGAAAAAACTAAGTCTTCCATTTTCTCCGGCAAAGCTCCGTCAATGGTCCGAATTTCCTCCGGTACCGGCGTCGGCACCGGGTCTCTTATCCATAAAAACCTTTTGCTCACAACTCATACCGTCCTTCCGTCGTTATCCGCCGCTGAAGCTGCTGATATTCACCTTCAAAACGGCGCCGTTGCTTCCCTTTCTCCTCACAG GTTCTTCATTACTAGTTCAGTCCTTGACCTAACCATAGTGGGTGTAGATGTTATGGATGGAGACTCAAATGTATCTGGCCAGCAGTCTTCTTATTTAAAAACGTGTACTAAACCAAATCTAGAGCTTGGTAGTATGGTATACCTTTTAGGCTACACAGACAAAAACGAGCTAACAGTTGGTGAAGGAAAAGTGGTTATAGCCACAGACAACCTCATAAAGGTGAGCCCTGATGGTCAATCCTGGAGCCCTGGTTCAGCCGGCTTTGATGTACAAGGTAATCTTTCTTTTATGATTTGTGACCCTATGAAGCTTGCCACATCACCAACTGTGAAATCAACATCAACGTCAACATCATCTACCACTTCCTCTTGGAAAAAGAACCCTCCAATGCAATTTGGTATTccgatttatataatttatgattGGTTAAACCAGCACTGGGAAGGTAGCCTCGATGATTTGGTTAACAAACCAAAATTACCTATTATTAGGCTGATGTCCAGTGGCCAAAAAAGTGAACACTCATGTTCTTCGTTCACTAAAAGACGGATTTTCAAGACCATTGAAGACGAAGACGAAAATCAACCTGGACCAAGCTCATCACTGATAGTCGATAGCTGTCATGATGAAACACCAGCCATCAATCAACATCATACAAATACGACTCATGTGCAGGGAATCCCAGCTCCTGAGATATATGAATCACGGAAGTTGACCTCAGGCCCATTTAGAAAAACGGAAAACACCCAAGTACAGCTGTTGGATATAAACTTCCCACTTAGGATTAGAAAGAAAGAAGTTCCTTCAACTAATATAGAAAAGGTAGAGTCAAATCTGATAGCCGAAGCTGAGATTGATTCCACCAGTTCTGTAAACGGGGCCCAAAGTGAGGTACAGTCGTGTGCATCCCCGGTTGAGTTACCTCAAGTTCAAAATGGGTATATCAGTGAAGGAGAGACCACAATGTACTCTGCAGAAACTGCTGAGAGCCGTAATATCCCGAGTCCAAAAGAAGGAAGGTATTATCAGCAGCAGGTTGGGAGGAGCCAAAGCTGCGTAAGTTATAGCAGATGGGGTTCAGGATCAGGGTTGGTCCAGAGGACCCCGATTGCCCGAAGAGGTACATATGGTTATTCACAAGGTACAACTTCTCAAAGGAGTAATGACTATTATAGCCCTACTGTGTCGTCGATTATGAAGAAACAGAACAATTCTGAACGACAGCCTAATAGGCCTCGGCCTAATGCAACTCGTTCGTCTCCAAAATGGACGTTTTAG
- the LOC122608136 gene encoding wound-induced basic protein: MIYDVNSPLFRSFLSQKGGSSDKRKTEEQRPKEHKPKANENKPVMNE; encoded by the exons atgATTTACGACGTTAACTCTCCGTTGTTCCGCTCTTTCCTCAGCCAAAAGGGTGGCTCATCTGATAAAAG GAAAACTGAGGAGCAGAGGCCAAAGGAACACAAGCCAAAGGCTAATGAAAACAAGCCTGTCATGAATGAATAA
- the LOC122606529 gene encoding chitinase CLP-like: MHLVIKVFFFLAVCTSHSVMSQQTDFNTSVIPIFKDANTSLHKIPMSFMIPVWEEERYYLLDLDAPFTWNDCSIRRNPMFPCEIDDECYSPLQCNNILCKEAKSYLNPTCPSLNITIKYGCGICAVTPFNPISKTCKLSQLTTVLVHMYITDGLNPSMVPRNFFGAPFVLSCAPSSLLRSFPKNVRGVASFSWSSLGFPRQVDNPNQAAKFALCLASSSSSPGVTFLGDGPFHFTSLPNMDLKRTLSYTPMVRKNSKSLGYYIKINRISIKGTPIITESISVKLSTVMPYTILRSDIYKSLTTSFLKAAKNIPSVIAVKPFSVCLKATAVRSAPSIDLKTETGKIWTLSRDNLMKDSGNGASCLAFVDGGSSVKDAVVIGTFQMENNFLFFDLVNQKLGFSSSLIPRGTSCSGFNFTKTP, translated from the coding sequence ATGCATCTAGTAATCAAGGTATTTTTCTTTCTCGCGGTATGTACATCTCATAGTGTCATGTCCCAACAAACTGATTTCAATACTTCAGTGATACCAATTTTTAAGGATGCCAATACATCTCTTCACAAAATCCCTATGTCATTTATGATACCAGTATGGGAGGAAGAAAGGTACTACCTCCTTGACCTCGACGCTCCATTCACATGGAACGATTGTAGTATTCGTCGCAATCCTATGTTTCCTTGTGAAATAGACGATGAATGCTACTCTCCCTTACAATGTAACAACATTTTGTGTAAAGAAGCAAAATCTTACCTAAATCCTACATGCCCTTCTCTTAATATCACAATCAAATATGGTTGTGGTATATGTGCAGTTACCCCTTTCAACCCCATCTCAAAAACTTGCAAATTATCACAGCTAACCACTGTTTTGGTTCACATGTACATTACCGATGGCCTAAACCCTAGTATGGTTCCAAGAAACTTTTTTGGAGCCCCGTTTGTATTGTCGTGTGCACCTTCCTCCTTGTTGAGGTCCTTCCCTAAAAATGTTAGAGGGGTCGCATCCTTTTCATGGTCTTCTTTGGGTTTTCCTCGTCAAGTTGATAATCCTAATCAAGCTGCTAAATTCGCACTTTGTCTAGCCAGCTCCTCATCATCTCCTGGGGTTACATTTTTAGGCGACGGACCTTTTCATTTTACATCTTTACCAAATATGGATCTTAAAAGAACTCTCTCTTATACGCCCATGGTTAGAAAGAATTCCAAGTCCCTTGGatattatatcaaaataaacCGAATCTCAATCAAAGGAACGCCGATTATAACAGAAAGTATTTCAGTGAAGCTTAGCACGGTCATGCCTTATACCATACTAAGAAGTGACATTTATAAATCTCTTACTACTAGTTTTTTAAAGGCTGCTAAAAACATTCCTAGTGTAATTGCTGTTAAACCTTTTAGTGTATGTTTAAAAGCTACCGCAGTTAGATCTGCCCCAAGTATTGATCTTAAAACTGAAACTGGCAAAATATGGACATTATCTAGAGACAACTTGATGAAGGATTCTGGGAATGGCGCCTCATGTCTTGCATTCGTCGATGGTGGTTCTAGTGTCAAAGATGCAGTTGTTATTGGGACGTTTCAGATGGAAAataatttcttgtttttcgATTTGGTGAACCAAAAGTTGGGGTTCAGCTCTTCCCTCATACCCCGAGGAACTTCTTGCAGCGGCTTCAACTTCACCAAAACACCTTAA
- the LOC122609341 gene encoding membrane protein of ER body 1-like has translation MADTAVEQYRLDGGEGTEEAGLKAIATTVDALHSNGITSLVSLKEVKNGQHLNKFNEDVDISDILKFDDIVNSFDEKSNGKNEILHESDERHVEESGESSAEVVGEVIEEEIVELEFEKVKPKLDTHSMHCPNCKAEVTKVILRRKVLNYRPVQKPAVVVVEPPQSDPKDIVGCFSCLSLFTYSDNGSFNPFDIFRKRPAATTDAPTLSSNGAENAELVVQEKDNCLSMFLVFGKGQKDNNVKQEADPSQSQPDLVLKHNREFIVPDQVQPKYVTGTASIAKGASRVPSSELAPSLNAEADGHVTVDVGTGTEITDTGRVQLGYEGVFAEILKSIVYGGLMEVIASSSVVASAAASDAATLSIVSLALATLIGGVLVIAHNLWDLRNDCHKESSAEVTNSEATNKYKELLGRMEYFPLHAFFAILSFLVFGMVPPIAYGYSFHETNDKDYTLVVVSVASLLCVSLLALFKAYINKCAVLGYFKTVVYYITTAVSVSGVSYVIGNLVTRLMEEYGLLDTSSGGGVSFLHHATIPSLASF, from the exons ATGGCTGACACGGCGGTGGAGCAATATCGACTTGACGGAGGAGAAGGGACGGAGGAAGCAGGGTTGAAAGCTATCGCTACTACGGTAGATGCCTTGCATAGTAATGGAATAACATCTCTTGTTAGCCTAAAAGAAGTAAAAAATGGCCAGCACTTGAACAAATTTAATGAAG ATGTAGATATTTCGGATATCTTGAAATTTGATGACATTGTCAATAGctttgatgaaaaatcaaacgGGAAGAATGAAATCTTACACGAAAGCGATGAAAGACATGTAGAAGAAAGTGGAGAAAGTTCAGCAGAAGTTGTTGGAGAAGTAATCGAAGAGGAAATAGTCGAGCTAGAATTCGAGAAGGTGAAACCAAAGCTTGATACACATTCTATGCATTGTCCTAATTGTAAGGCCGAAGTTACCAAAGTAATTCTTCGTCGAAAAGTGCTCAATTACCGACCCGTCCAGAAACCAGCTGTTGTAGTGGTAGAGCCACCACAGTCTGATCCGAAAGATATAGTTGGATGCTTTtcatgcttaagcttatttacTTACTCAG ACAATGGAAGTTTTAACCCATTTGACATATTCCGAAAGAGACCAGCAGCCACGACTGACGCTCCTACACTTTCGTCAAATGGTGCTGAGAATGCGGAACTTGTGGTTCAAGAAAAAG acaaTTGTTTGAGCATGTTTCTGGTTTTCGGAAAGGGACAAAAGGATAATAATGTGAAACAAGAAGCCGATCCTTCGCAATCGCAACCAGATCTGGTACTAAAGCATAATCGAGAGTTCATAGTCCCGGATCAAGTTCAGCCTAAATATGTCACAGGGACAGCGTCCATAGCAAAAG GTGCTTCTCGAGTACCTTCTTCTGAGCTCGCCCCATCATTGAATGCTGAAGCAGATGGTCATGTTACGGTTGACGTGGGGACTGGAACTG AAATCACAGATACAGGAAGAGTACAGCTTGGTTATGAAGGTGTTTTTGCAGAAATCTTAAAAAGCATTGTTTATGGAGGTTTAATGGAGGTGATTGCAAGCTCAAGCGTTGTAGCATCTGCTGCCGCTTCTGATGCTGCCACGC TAAGTATCGTATCTTTGGCATTGGCAACCCTAATCGGCGGGGTCTTGGTGATCGCACACAAT CTTTGGGACCTTAGAAATGATTGCCACAAAGAAAGTTCGGCTGAAGTAACAAACAGTGAAGCTACTAACAAGTACAAAGAGCTACTCGGCCGGATGGAATATTTCCCACTCCATGCATTTTTTGCAATATTATCCTTCCTTGTATTCGGAATGGTCCCACCAATAGCATACGGGTATTCGTTTCACGAGACTAACGATAAGGACTATACGCTTGTGGTGGTTTCGGTGGCATCTCTTCTATGTGTCTCATTATTGGCATTATTCAAGGCTTACATTAACAAGTGCGCAGTTCTAGGGTACTTTAAAACCGTGGTGTACTACATCACTACTGCAGTATCAGTGTCGGGTGTGTCTTATGTTATCGGGAATCTGGTCACGAGGTTGATGGAGGAGTATGGGTTATTAGACACGAGTTCAGGTGGTGGTGTGTCCTTCCTCCACCATGCCACTATCCCATCTTTGGCATCCTTTTGA